The DNA window GTACGGTAAGATGTAGTATGAAAATCACCCTGAAAATGTGGAACATGTAGTCAGGTAGAAAGCAAATTCAGATGGGCAGAAGTAGTAAAATCCATAATATGGTTTCGACATTCCAATCAAAGTCACATGTGaaaattcttcttttttttggataagAAGTCACAATGTCTTTGAACCACAATTATAAATTCCCAAGCGCATTTCATGCAGATTAACCAAAGACATACAGTCAATCACAACCAATGAAAACTCGCATGCTGGAgcaaaattttcagaaaaatgcaTAATTAAGTTTCATGCATGCAAAGTTAGCTATCCTCCTTCACCTGGTCGTCTCATTCATCGATCCATGCCGATCGCGTGCTCTCTCCTGGCCACCGCAACGCCTGAGAAAACGCGAAAGACCTGACAATTACACGGATTGGTAGAGGTAATAATCTAGCTGTTCTTGCGCCAATGTTCAGGGAAGAAAGAGAATCTCTTCTATTTACCCGCTCTCGCTGTCCTAAGAATTCGATCGACCCTGTTTGGGAAGTCGCATTGACCATCAAACCACTTCTCGGCCGATCCCGTCGGGACCGGGTTGTCTATTTATGAGGTGATAAAGAGTGATAGGACTAGAAGTGGGGGAGAAGAGGTCGCCGGAAAGAATAACCTGCTAGCTTCACGCGATCACTCCCGGCCGCAGCCTAAATTCGCGTGTCGTTGACAGGAGGCTCCTCCTCTGAAATCTTGTGGCAGAATTATTCCTCTGCATGCGGTTGTTGCGGCATTGTTCCTCTGCATAAGAGGCAGCGGAGACGGACGGCGTCGCCGCTTCTTTGGACGGGCCCGCCGGCGAGAGCGCGAGGACGGggctcgccggagctccgggCCGGTGGTGGTAGGGACGGAGGTTCGGGAGGCGGGGGAGAAGAAGGCTGTACGTAATGCGGCCCATGGTTCCTGGGCCTGAAGTAGTTGTGCCGTAGCAGGAGGCCCACAACCGCGGCGACGGGGTTGAGCCGGAATGGGGGTTTTcacggattattttttttttcatttttatttactttctaaatgtttttaaaaataaattaatttttcaaagttttgcaaaaatatactcctCCCGCTATAGCATAGAGCGGAAAATATAAAACGTCCTCCTCTCCTACAATAGGACGGACTATGTGACGTAGCACAATGCGAAAGGACGTACCATGGtgattttgcaggcggccctcTTCGCGTCCTCCCAAAGGCGATTTAGTTTGCGGACATTAGCAATAGTGTGTTGATGTATAGGATACACCATGGTAATTTTGCATGCAACCCCCTCCAAGTGATAAATCGTCTTAGGGAAGGGATAAATTGCTCTAGAGAAGATCAGAAGAGTTATAAGGAGCCACctacaaaatcatcatgcacGCCCCTCTTGTGGAGCATCACATCATATAGAATGCTTTATTGTAGGTTGATTTATATGCCTTACCTTACGATAGAACGGATGGAACCGATTTATATGCACCACCCAACGGTAGGATGGAATGAGTTTATTTCTTGTAAAACTTTGAAATaagaatttatattttaaatcttttaaaaaataaatataaaaataaaatgaatcgTTCTCACGTGTGTGACGTATTTTTTTCAGCCAGATCCCTAGTTTGGATCGCGATTATTCGTTGCTATCCTTAATTTCGCGAAGAAGCCCTAATTTTCGATCATGGAATTTTTCAAAAACGTACTCCAGGCCAGTAGACCAGGAGTGCTATTAATCCTGTAACTTTGCAAACGAGACCCTATTTGGATCTTTATTATTGCTTACGATCctcagttcagacttcagagagaGCCATAGCCAGcacgccgctccccgccgccgcctcttcgctCGTCTCCGTCGAGTCCGTCACGCAGGTAAAATCCCCCGCCGCTGACTCGCGCGCTGATCTCGTGTGTGTTTTGGTCCCGATTTGGGCCGAGTTTGATCGGCATGCCGCCTGGGTGGTGTTGATTCGGGTGGCCTTCCGCAGGGGATAGTTGGGGGGATCGATCCACTGGTTCTCGAATTGCCATAGTACTTGCTTTAGAGGTAGCGGTTTCACTTGTGTGATCGACCAATCAGCCATTTCTGCTCGATTAAATTCGGCCAGACCTGTGTAAATTGGGGTTTACGCGAACCGAGGAGGTGTTGTAGCTGTGAGTATTCATGCCACATGCCCACATTGATCAAATTATGCTCTTCAAACACATGAATCTACtaaatttagaagaaagaaaaaaaaacagaggggcTGGCAATTTCATAGTGGATTCATTTATTTTTGTCATCTCATTTTTCTAAGTTCTTAAGGAAATGTTGTGCAAATTAAGCAGAAACTGTAATACCCCAATGTGGTTTCGTATTAGCACCTGTTTGTGTGACAGGAGATTCTCAGATTTTAGATTTGAGGACCATCAATCCCTCACTACTTCACTAGCATCTACTTGTCATGGGATAAATCTGAAGTCCCAAGACCTGTATAAACGAAATTTCTCCAATTCTCATGCAGATCTTAGTAAACTTTGGTCTCTTTGTTTCATCCAGATCGGGAGAGGTTTGACAGTGCAATGTAATCGATAAGCAAAACCGACAGATACACCAAATGGCACGCCTGTGCAGCTTCTTGTTTGCAATGATGTGATCTGGCAGAAAGAAGGCTTGTTGGTTGAGACTGCAGTAGCCTTGGGCAGATACACTTGATGATTTATTGATGCAGAAATTAGTGCTTAGCAACATAATGTTGTCTGTGTACTTTATTAAGCTAAATGGACAATAAATATGCTGATACAATCAGCATGCCATTCCTCGAAACGAAGTACTAAAGAGAATAAATATCGAAGAGGTTTTTCAGCAAATAGCTATGTCTTCCTCGATGAGAAGAGGTAGGAGCATTCTCTTTCATAGTTGTTTGAATCGAGTTATAATGAATCCCTGAATGTTGATGAAGCCTCTATGCCTAATCTGCAGCAAACCCAGGAGTTAGAGCAGTCAGGAAGCCCTGGAGAGAAAGCAGTCCAAGGCTCCAAGCTAGTAGTTTTTTCAAGAAGAGAAACCTGTGACCTTTTGGTGCAATGTCCTCTTTGGGAGATGTTCTGCACAACatcttgtgaattgtgatgctAGATTTCATTTCCTGTTGCTTGCTTTGCTTCCAGCTGACTGTATATACATATAGGTGCTGGTATTTCTGGCTCTGTGTGCAGCAGATTGCTTGtcatgtgcttttttttttttttttcagaatgcTCTACTGATTACATATTTACATCTTCCCAGAAATCTTGTTTATCAAAGTCAGAtttttgcacattttttttggaGAGATCCTTTGCACATTTTACTCGTCTACTCATCtgactaattattatttttttatcatttcaGCTTGGTTTCATGACTCTCACCTAGCACAAGCTCCCGGTCTGACTCAAGCCGAGTGGGCTGGGCCTGGGCCGCATCACGCAGGCACACGAGCTGGGATGGGATCATTTGGACTCCTCCAGTTCGCGCCTTATATAATGACCTCACGCACGTTGGCTCGTCAATCATCATCGGAGCAGACACGAGAGCGGCGATCTCATCTCAGGCGCAACGCTCTGCAAGTCTCGGAGCGCTGCCGGAGCTGGTCGCTGCACGGCGAGCTATTCGGCGATGGATCAGGGGAGCTCTTCGTCGATGTCCTCGTGCTCTTCTTCCACGACGGCGTCTACCGGGCCCGATCAAAGAAGAttgtcggcggcggcaccgACGTTCGACCCGTCTATGGCCTCGAGTTCGTCCATGGCGGCTACGACGGCGGGCGTTCCAGGGAGCTCGCCGGCAATGGCGCCTCTGCTTACCTCTGCGAGGATGTCCTCGGGCTCTTCCGCAAGTTCCACTACTTCGTTCGACCCAGCAGGATCGTCGGCGTTGGCACCTGCGCGCTCCCCGAGGCCTGGATTGTCGGCGTCGGCACCTGCGTTCTACCCGACGACGGCCTCGAGCTCTTCCACGCCGGTTATGCCGGCCGTTCCAGGGTTCTTGCCGCAGATTCCTGAGCCCACCGCTTCTTGTTCCGGTAAGCTTCGAAAGGAGTTCTTTGTGTATCTTTTTGTTGTTTCGAATTGTGATTTTCTTCCTGGTTCTTGTGGATCGATGAATCCTTTTTGCTTCGATTCCCAAGTGCTTATCTTGCCTCTCCCGAATCTTTTGATCTTTGGGTTCTGCGGAATCTTTCATGgttcttgttttcttgtttttttttttggctcatcTTGGCTTTCCTGCATAATCACCTTCTTGTTTTCTTGGTTCTGGGTTTTAACTCTTCGTGTTTATTTGGAATCCTTTTCTTGAAGGAGACAAAacgtgatattttttttataaaaatgatattagCGATTTCACTGATGAATCTTTGAGAATTTTCTTGGTcctgtatgaaaaaaaatgccatcTTTTGTTTGATGTTCGGTAGTCTTTCACATTTTCCTTGCCTTAGATAGTTTGCTGTCATTTTATCTCGGGCAGCGATTAATTATCGTGATATCTTGATCAGACTTTCCTCCGGAGATGCTCTGGCATCATCCTTGTGGAGAACAGAAGATCAAAGGAGGACGGCCGGACCTTCTTGGTCGTGAGTTTGGTATTCTTGCTGAACAGAAGAGGTTGATTCAGAGACATTTAGATCTGAAAGAAGAAATGCATTTGCGCCATAACAAGGAGATCGAGAATGCCTTCATTTCGGAGACAAGGCTGGCCCGAGGTGTGGAGCAAGATCTGCTTGGGGACTGCAAGAAGGCCGTGCTAGTGCAGCAAGATCAAtctggaaaagaagaagaaagtcATCAGTGCCTGAGGCAGCTGCAAGACGTCAACGGCGAGCAGCTTGTGGGGGTGCCGAAGCTGGTAAGTCTGGAATCAATTGAACTACCGGTAATGTTGAATAGGAGGGTTATTAGCATGAATTGTtgaatttaggaaaaaaaacaacaactgcATTTGGagatattttaaaacataagtACACATTACATGCTTGAGAAATATGCAGATTTGCAAGTGAGTCCCCTACAGAAAAGCTACTGTTACACTATCGGTAATGTTGAATAGGAGGGCTATTAGCATGAATTGTTGAATTTAGTAAAATGACACCAGCATttggatatactccctccgtttcatatttataagtcactttgactttttttcctaatttttttcGAGAATGCGCAAAAGATTTGCGCATCTTTGTATTATGATTAGGGAATTAAGTCAACAACTTACAAACCAACctgaacagaaaaaagaaacaaagagaaactttattaagtttgaccaagtttatagaagaatttagcaacatttaaaacaccaaattagtttcatcaaatctcattgtatatattatgataatatatttgttttgtgttgaaaatgataatatgttttgctataaactttgtcaaacttaaaaaagtttaactaaaaaaaatcaaaatgacttgtaatatgaaatggagggagtgttTTAAAACAAGGAAGAAGTACACACTTGAGAAATGTGCAGATTTGCAAAATTGCAAGTGAGTCTCCTATAGGAAAGCTACTGTTAGGAAGTATAGTTGGGTTGGCACTTACAGCTTAAGACATGCTTTGCTGTTATTTGTCAGGGTCTTCCTGGAGCTGAAGAAAACGTTGCATGCAACAACACTGCTTCCCATAAAGAATTCAGTGAATTTCCAGGTCCAGATATTAAGGTATATCCATGTCACAGAAGTGTCAATGTCAGATACTGCAATTCATGGCAGCTTGGAAATAGTTTACCGACATTCATGCCTCATGCTGCTTAGACCATCTTATAAAATGCTGCAATAGTATTCAGGTCATCTTGCAAGGATGATAACCATATTTACGATACGCTTCTGACTGCAGTTTGGGAGCATCAACATCAGAGATATACCATTGCTGCAGGGAAGGCAAGCTGCAGTTATTCTGCCCAATCCTCAGCTAGATAGAAGAACTTCTGGTTTAACTCCAGCTGGAGCCAGTTCCCTGGATCAGGAGACAGATCAGGAGCTGAATGAAAAGCTTTTGTAGTAGTTATGAAATAGTTACTCAGATCGTGCTCCTGTGAACTTGTGCAGTTGTGTTGTGCTGTACTTACAAATCTGTCTTAAATTGGGCATTTGTCATGCTGAAAAGAACCCGCTGAAGATAGTGGTAAACTGGTACACAAAATTCTGTCTTGAAACACCCATTAGGCCATTAGGCCCATTAGTCAGCAAGAACATGTTGAAGGCAGTGTCACCCTGCTGTGCATTATATAACTCAGAATAGCAAGTATTCTTTGGCTGTTTGTACTGAACAATAGCTCTGGTAGCTACATTCTGTAAATTTTTTTGCCTTCTGGAAATGAAAATCAGCAAGAACATATACTGTCACCCTCCTGTGTATAATGCAATGTAGAAAAGTGAGTATTCTTTGATTGTTGTTCTGAACAATAGCTCTTTTAGCTACactgtgcattttttttttgcctctggAAGTAAAACTATGAAGGGGTCTGCAGTTCATCAGTGTTAACTGCAGCAGTGCAGCATTGTAAATCAAGTGGAAAAGgtggaataattaattatttgccactcttacgagtggtgctaaatgatttgccactggacccacataTAATAGACACATAAGGGCCCACATGTTATAGACagcgagtggcaaataattaattaccaaATCTTAAGGGTGGCCAAAAGTTAAATGTCTCGGAAAAGGTTGTTTCTCTCCCTGATAGGCCTATAATGTATCTGCCTCGTTAAGGCCCCTTTTTCTCAGGCTAGGCCTGGCCCAATAGCCGGCCCATGCTACCATCCACGAGTTAGATCGAGCGCAGCAGCAGAAGGATCCCTTCCCATTTcctccaccttcctcctcctcgactgACTCCCACCTTCGTCAGATCTGCCATTACCGAAGCCGagcaggcgaggcgaggcgagcggacGCCATGGAGCCCGGCGTGAGCATCGAGTCCGGGTCGGCGATCCGCGTGGCGGTGCTGCCGGTGGGCGGGCCGATCTCGCCGGCGCGCCTCCGCGACTACGCGGCGCTGGTGGCGCGGCACGCGCGCGTCGACCTCGCCTCGCTGCGGCCCTACTACTCGGAGCACCAGAAGAGCCCCTTCGCGCACCAGCCGTGGGGCGGCGGCTGCCTCCGCCTCAAGTTCGTGCTCGGCGGCTGCGTGCCTTCGCCGTGGGAGGACTTCCAGTCCTCCCGCAaggtgctcgccgtcgtcggcatcTGCCACCTCCCGTCCTCCCCCGATctcggccgcgtcgccgccgacttcGTCGACGCCGCGCGCTCCTACCCCTCCGCGCTCGCCAGCCGCTGCTTCGCCTTCTGCCCCACCGACGCGCAGGTACCTTTTGctaccgctgctgctgctgctgctgctgctgcgtctcTTCCCAAACCTCTGGATCACGTGGTTGTTTTGGTAGTGCGCGGCTCAGCAACCACTCGTGAATTGAGTTGGCCATTTGGTTGTGGAGTTGCTATACTGAATACGTGTACATATGGCTTGCGCATTGGGTAGAACTTGGCAGCTTCAGAGTGTTCCGATGCTTGTTACTTTCGGGTGAGATCTGAGTATCTGACCTCTCGATCATGCAATCCACGCTGAACTAATACACTGATTCTATTGCTTGAGAGTTGGCGATTTTGCATCACAGCAGCTGGTCTCGTGGTGTTAATTCAGCCATCTATGTGTTGTTTTAGTTGATGACTAGGCTGTGCTCAGTTTTCTTGTGATGCATTCCGCTAGCATTTCTATCCTTAAACTAATGTGTACTTGTTTATATCATCATATGCCAGTCTTTCTTGCATAATCATATTAAACTTCACCAAATCTCGTATCTACATTCCTTGTGTAAGGAACTAGGGAAGGTCATGATTTACTACGCACCAAGCTTCTATGTAGTGTTGCTATGTTGATGGATTATATTCATAGCTCTTGCCCCAACGTTCTGATGCCAGCCTTGATGAATTGTTTATTTGATCACTCCATGATCTGAtgtgattattatttgcattgttTGTTCTGTAGCTGGTGCAGAAAAAGAGGGATAATATTATTATGTTCCCTCCTTCTGATCAACAATCGTTGGAACTTCATATGCTCACGATGATCCAAGACCTTTCTGCTTCGCTGTTGATGGAGTTTGAGAAATGGGTCTTACGTGCAGAATCAACGGGAACTATTCTAAAGACTCCTTTGGATTCACAATCCAGTCTTGGCTCAGAGGAGGTTCGTACTTTAGGTGTTCCGAGTATTTTGACTagtgtatgttgatgacataatAGTACAACATTTATTGATTATATGAGATAATATGCTTCCACATTTTCTAGGTGATTAAGGCTAAAAAAAGAAGGCTGGGTCGTGCGCAAAAGATAATTGGAGATTATTGCTTGTTGGCTGGATCACCTGCTGATGCGAATGCACATTATGCCACTGCAATAGAGCTTGCAAGATTAACAGGAGATGTTTTCTGGCATGCTGGAGCCCTTGAGGGTAGTGTCTGTGCATTAGTGGTAAGCATTTGTATGCCTTATTAAGCTTTGGGATTGAAAGCATTCCTTGTATCAGATCATACTGCATGATAGCTGTAATGCTATACACTGCATATTCAGTATGATAGCTGTCATGCTTATACACTGCATCTTCAGTGTTACTTGACATAAGATATCTAGATCTAATGTGAGAAACACTGCACTTGAAATTTCCACCAGACCCCACTTTAACCCCACCCAAATTTTCTTTGGGTCTAGATTCTCCAATGTCTGaaacttttataatgtttaacTCCAAACAACATATTTCGAGGACTTGTTAAATCATTGAGAAAGGGATCCAACAATTACATTTCCATTTCTTTCCAATATACTGAGAAGTGAAAACTGGTTCATTCTCGCTTCTTTTCCTCACCTGGTTAGAACATTCCCATGACAAGGTTTGGCGATAATTTTATGCTTATAATCAGGTTGATAGGATGGCCGAAAGTGACCCTGTTTTGGAGGACGAAGTGAAGTTTCGTTATTACACCATTATCCAGCTATACAGAAGAGCAACTTTACAAGACAATGCTCAAAGGTATTGAATTTGTCATGTCATTCCTTCACATAATGATTGCTTTACCCTTTTACATGCTCAAAAGTATGTCACGAGGCACAAATGAAagaattgaattatttttatcccttttgttttttcttcttagctTTGCTGAAAACTGGATAGAGGATTGCACTCCCTGAAATTTTTACTTGGTGAATTTACTTAATAAACTAATATGTCATTTGcacttgttctttttcttccttaGAGTTTCACCAGTCAGCTTTGAGCTTGAAGCTGCATTGAAGCTGGCAAGATATTTGTGCAGGTGAGTCTCCCTATTATTATATGAGCAGCACTTGGTTAGCCAGGTTCTTTGTGCTATATTAACAATTGATTTCTATAGAATGAAAATCCCAATATCTCCTTTGGTGCTTGAGTAGATTCTTATGCTTCTTTAGTTATAATTATTTGACTGGAAAAACTAGGGTGGAATGGGGGTCTGAGATTGTTGAAAGTATACTTTACTTAGGTTTGTTTTGTCCATTGAATTTTGCTCTTTCTTTATAAGGCGGCAATGTGCCAAGGAGGTGTCAGATTTACTAATGGGCGCTGCCGATGGTGCCAAGGCTCTGATTGATGCCAGTGATCGCTTGATACTCTATATTGAAATCGCGAGACTTTTTGGTACACTTGGTTATAAACGCAAGGCGGCCTTTTTTTCAAGACAAGTTGCGCAATTGTATCTCCAGCAGGATAATGCATATGCTGCTATGAGTGCTATGCAGGTCCTAACCACAACTACCACTGCATACCATGTTCAAAGCAGGAAGACCAGCAAAATGGATCATGGTTTGCTCAAGGTGAGATTTGAGAGCTTGCAGCATTGAGAATTATTTCCATTATTCAGAATACTGCACCATATTCATATGTTCTCCTCAACTTCTCCAAACATGCCTCGCATTTTATCAACTTGGATACTGCTTTACTCAGTGAAATCATGCCATCATCAAaatgtgctttctttttatgctGGAAATTTCACGGAAATAAACTTTGCTATGCTAGTCACGAGTTAACTGCACAACATTTTGCCTTTTATTCATCTTTATatattagtactccctccgtctcattttaagtgcaaccatgagttttcATGCCCAaatttgatcgtccgtcttatttgaatttttttataattagtatttttattgttataagatgataaaacatgaatcgTACTTTacgcgtgacttatgtttttaatttttttcaaaaaaatttgaaataagaCTGACAATCAAAGTTGGGCacggaaaatcatggctgcacttaaaataggacggagagagtagttgcTTTCCTTTTATTTCTGTTGATGTGGTGAGCTGGGTAGAATAAATGTCGTTGACAAGAAATATAACTCAATTTAAGCATTTTAGGACGGGTATCAATGGTTAAGAAAGATACATGAACCCCAATGCAAACTGTATTAATCATGTTAGTAAACATTCCTGCTTTATTAAAGAGCATGTGAGCACTTTGCcagcatatattttttattttatggtGCTCATCTTGTTATACCAGAAATGATCATTCAGATATCATTCGTTTAATCACACAAAGGACGAGCGTAATTATTATATTGACAAATTGGTGTTGagtttatattttattttacatataATGATAATGACGTATATTAAATAGTTTTGCATTCATAGCTTTACTGGTTATCCTTATTTGATTCTGGCAATACTGATCCTGGAAAATTGCATCCTCAGTCTGTAGTATCACTATTTGAGTCACAATGGAGTACCCTTCAAATGGTTGTTCTAAGAGAGATACTGATGTCTTCAATCCGGGCTGCGGATCCCTTATCGTCGTGGAGTGCTGCAGCCCGGCTTCTTCGGTCATTTTACCCACTCATCACCCCAGCTGGTCAGAGTGGCTTGGCAAGCTCTCTTTCAAACTCAGCTGATAAGCTTCCATCGGGCACACGTTGTGCCGATCCATGTCTTCCTTTTATCAGGCATGTCAAATTAATGAATACTCTTATTGCTATGTTTGGGGAAACTTAAAATAGATACTGTAGGAGTccttttattttgttgcaaaacTGTAGGAACTACTGTTGAATCAGGAAGAAGATTTTGATCGAGCatgtttctttatttgttttctgAGTTTTTATTTCTGGTGTCCTTTTTTAACTCAGGTTGCATTCTTTCCCACTGCACCCTTCACAAAGAGAGATAGTGAAGCGCAATCCAAATAAAAAAgagtggtggactggtggtggtCCTTCTGGACCTTTTATTTACACACCTTTCACCAAGGGGGGAACATCTGGAACTAGCAAACAAGAGGTAAATTGGATTGTGGGAGAGCCAGTTCAAGTTATGGTAGAGTTAGCAAATCCCTGCAGCTTTGACCTAATTGTTGAGAGCATTTATCTCTCTGTTCATTCTGGAAATTTTGATGCCTTTCCGGTTAGTGTTAATCTTCCACCAAACACTTCCAAATTGGTTCTGTTATCTGGAATTCCAACACAAGTTGGACAAGTATCAATTCCTGGGTGCATTGTTCATTGCTTCGGTGTTATCACAGAACACCTATTCAAAGAGGTCGATTGTCTACTCCTTGGAGCTGCACAAGGGCTTGTTCTTTCTGATCCTTTCAGATGCTGTGGCTCTAGCAAGTTTAAGAGTGTTAACTTTCCAAGCATTTCTGTTGTTCCTCCTCTGCCATTATTAGTTGCCAATGTTGTGGGCGGAGATGGTTCTATTCTTCTATATGAAGGTGAAATCCGTGATGTTTTGATAACACTGACAAATGCTGGAACTGTACCTGTTGAAGAAGCAAATGTTGCATTGTCAGGGAAGAACCAAGATTCTGTTATTTCGATTGCCCATAGCACATGGAAATCTGCACTTCCTATTAAACCTGGTGGAGAAGTGACATTCGCAGTGACTCTCAGAGCCTGGCATCTTAGCCCGACAGATTTGGAAGCAGATGGCAGCAGATCTCCTGCAAACTCAAGGAGGATAGCAAGAGAAGGGAGTAATCCTTTCTTGGATATTCACTATGCCGGTGGGTTCTTGGTGCAACATTCAATTTTATTAGTGCATCGAAGTCACATCAGTTTAACATATTCCCATCCATATGCATCCCTACCAACTGTTTTTATTTATCCTAGATTCAAATGTTTCAGCAAAACACAGTAGGAATTAGCTGTAAGGAATTACCATAGCAGGATAGAAACAGATAGGCAAGTACGAGTAGCTTGTTTACTActacatccgtttcatattataggttgttttgacttttttcctagtcaaacctTTATGTTTGACCtactttatagaaaaatatagtaatattttcaactcaaaacaaatatgttatcaaaatatattcaatgttacataTAGTGAAACTTATTcggtgttgtaaatattgctattttttttataaacttagtaaaacttaaagaagttagactaggaaaaaagtcaaagcgaattataatatgaaatggagggagtatgtgtgtTAAAGCCCCTTGTCAGTTGTTATTTATTCTCTTCGATGATGTTTACAGTATTTC is part of the Oryza glaberrima chromosome 4, OglaRS2, whole genome shotgun sequence genome and encodes:
- the LOC127769894 gene encoding uncharacterized protein LOC127769894, translated to MDQGSSSSMSSCSSSTTASTGPDQRRLSAAAPTFDPSMASSSSMAATTAGVPGSSPAMAPLLTSARMSSGSSASSTTSFDPAGSSALAPARSPRPGLSASAPAFYPTTASSSSTPVMPAVPGFLPQIPEPTASCSDFPPEMLWHHPCGEQKIKGGRPDLLGREFGILAEQKRLIQRHLDLKEEMHLRHNKEIENAFISETRLARGVEQDLLGDCKKAVLVQQDQSGKEEESHQCLRQLQDVNGEQLVGVPKLGLPGAEENVACNNTASHKEFSEFPGPDIKFGSINIRDIPLLQGRQAAVILPNPQLDRRTSGLTPAGASSLDQETDQELNEKLL
- the LOC127770544 gene encoding trafficking protein particle complex II-specific subunit 120 homolog, translating into MEPGVSIESGSAIRVAVLPVGGPISPARLRDYAALVARHARVDLASLRPYYSEHQKSPFAHQPWGGGCLRLKFVLGGCVPSPWEDFQSSRKVLAVVGICHLPSSPDLGRVAADFVDAARSYPSALASRCFAFCPTDAQLVQKKRDNIIMFPPSDQQSLELHMLTMIQDLSASLLMEFEKWVLRAESTGTILKTPLDSQSSLGSEEVIKAKKRRLGRAQKIIGDYCLLAGSPADANAHYATAIELARLTGDVFWHAGALEGSVCALVVDRMAESDPVLEDEVKFRYYTIIQLYRRATLQDNAQRVSPVSFELEAALKLARYLCRRQCAKEVSDLLMGAADGAKALIDASDRLILYIEIARLFGTLGYKRKAAFFSRQVAQLYLQQDNAYAAMSAMQVLTTTTTAYHVQSRKTSKMDHGLLKSVVSLFESQWSTLQMVVLREILMSSIRAADPLSSWSAAARLLRSFYPLITPAGQSGLASSLSNSADKLPSGTRCADPCLPFIRLHSFPLHPSQREIVKRNPNKKEWWTGGGPSGPFIYTPFTKGGTSGTSKQEVNWIVGEPVQVMVELANPCSFDLIVESIYLSVHSGNFDAFPVSVNLPPNTSKLVLLSGIPTQVGQVSIPGCIVHCFGVITEHLFKEVDCLLLGAAQGLVLSDPFRCCGSSKFKSVNFPSISVVPPLPLLVANVVGGDGSILLYEGEIRDVLITLTNAGTVPVEEANVALSGKNQDSVISIAHSTWKSALPIKPGGEVTFAVTLRAWHLSPTDLEADGSRSPANSRRIAREGSNPFLDIHYAGPSGNSESNDVSLPPGRRLVVPLNICVVQGMRLVRARLLSMELPARFTDAHLRSVSSKDNLSNGSDAIRNDISLLKIDPYKGSWDLRLLELELFNPTDVVFDVDVSVHLDGTSVEQKILPEDKTASSACHKTRIDRDYSARVLIPLEHFKLPVLDTSFFVKENGSDEPLGSRAATLAEKNAKAELNASINNLISKIKVKWHSGRNSSGELNIKDAIQTALQASIMDILLPDPLTFSFRHAKDGTTAKTDSSKEPGDGSSRSADESVLRCKDPIFANEMTHMEVQIRNNTKETIRMNLSISCKDVAGENCFDENSATVLWAGVLSDIYLEVQPLQEVVHPFSIYFLVPGDYSLQAASVIIDATDVLRARAKAESPDEPILCRGSPFHIHVVGTA